A genome region from Arachidicoccus soli includes the following:
- the tnpA gene encoding IS66 family insertion sequence element accessory protein TnpA — protein sequence MSRKEQMSLLITEYHNSGLSLKSFCEQKQIKRPTFHYWCKKLKEQEQGAFVPIRQAVASAEHNGVELIYPGGVRIRLDHFDLNQIHQLLQLS from the coding sequence ATGAGCAGAAAAGAGCAGATGTCGCTTTTGATAACAGAATACCACAATAGTGGTTTATCGCTAAAATCCTTTTGCGAGCAAAAGCAGATCAAGCGGCCGACTTTCCATTATTGGTGTAAGAAGTTAAAAGAGCAAGAGCAAGGAGCTTTTGTTCCGATAAGACAGGCAGTAGCTTCTGCTGAGCATAACGGCGTTGAGCTGATTTATCCGGGTGGTGTAAGAATCCGCCTAGACCATTTTGATTTGAACCAGATTCATCAATTACTCCAACTATCATAA
- a CDS encoding tyrosine-type recombinase/integrase, which yields MDTSNLRNTYQMLMGFLIENGYKKDSLSQTKKCIRLALEAGTSPEITSYEDLFYLEVIKRGYKPEEGRYKSLRAYMGNVKQFDQKGIYPRGMNHKNGFLAPEPLYNQLNAFYQSAIDHHFAFGGVNGKQEKTVWVESRATMNFFKHLQDSGAARFQEIENKMVYTFFFNGEKQIRGSDYCKLVKAVLKIAVPLYGEAVQKILEMLPAIKSGRRNFQYLTQEESTKIRACLENEDSGLTHLERSTGWLLYFLGLRGTDITKLRFENIDWERDQMHLVQSKTGEPLSVPMNAAIGNELFDFITTERPKNATTTVLLAKSRPHGELKGLGHIVGKIFEKAGVRTESGTKGVRVLRHHLVTYLLSHGIECDVVSSIVGHRSPESLKPYADADIEHLRECSISVAAFPVHNKLFAI from the coding sequence ATGGACACATCAAATCTTCGGAATACCTATCAAATGTTGATGGGCTTCCTTATTGAAAATGGTTACAAGAAAGACTCCCTCTCTCAAACCAAAAAATGTATCAGATTAGCATTGGAAGCTGGGACTTCACCGGAAATCACCTCATATGAGGACCTTTTTTATCTGGAAGTCATTAAACGAGGCTATAAGCCAGAAGAAGGCAGATATAAGTCTTTAAGGGCTTATATGGGCAATGTCAAACAGTTTGACCAAAAAGGCATTTACCCACGCGGAATGAACCACAAGAATGGATTTCTCGCCCCCGAACCATTATACAATCAATTAAACGCTTTTTACCAATCGGCTATAGACCATCATTTTGCATTTGGCGGAGTGAATGGGAAGCAAGAAAAGACCGTATGGGTCGAGTCTCGTGCAACGATGAACTTCTTCAAGCATTTACAGGATAGCGGAGCGGCAAGGTTTCAGGAAATTGAAAACAAGATGGTTTATACCTTCTTTTTCAATGGAGAAAAGCAAATAAGGGGCTCGGACTATTGCAAGCTGGTTAAAGCGGTATTAAAAATAGCAGTCCCATTGTACGGAGAAGCGGTACAGAAAATACTTGAGATGCTACCTGCTATAAAATCCGGCAGAAGAAACTTTCAGTATCTGACACAGGAGGAATCCACAAAAATACGGGCGTGTCTTGAAAATGAGGATTCAGGACTGACACATCTTGAACGGAGCACCGGATGGTTGTTATATTTCTTAGGACTAAGGGGGACGGATATTACGAAACTTAGATTCGAGAACATTGACTGGGAGCGTGATCAGATGCATCTTGTACAATCGAAAACAGGCGAACCGTTGTCAGTGCCCATGAACGCAGCGATAGGGAATGAACTTTTTGATTTCATAACAACTGAAAGGCCCAAAAATGCCACTACTACCGTCCTATTGGCGAAAAGCCGGCCCCATGGCGAATTAAAAGGCCTTGGACACATTGTCGGCAAGATTTTCGAAAAAGCGGGGGTTCGAACCGAGAGTGGCACCAAAGGAGTTCGGGTACTTCGCCACCATCTGGTCACGTACCTGTTGAGCCACGGGATCGAGTGTGACGTCGTTTCTTCGATTGTTGGACATCGGTCACCCGAATCTCTCAAACCCTATGCGGACGCGGACATCGAGCATCTGCGGGAATGTTCAATAAGCGTAGCGGCCTTTCCTGTTCACAATAAATTGTTTGCAATATGA
- the tnpB gene encoding IS66 family insertion sequence element accessory protein TnpB (TnpB, as the term is used for proteins encoded by IS66 family insertion elements, is considered an accessory protein, since TnpC, encoded by a neighboring gene, is a DDE family transposase.): MFSLGSSHRYLLYRQPCDMRKSFDALSGIVSQELNRSAISGEVFIFLNKRRTHLKMLHWENGGFVLYYKRLEKGTFTPPVLEHDEAISWPDLVLMIEGIQVQKSIRKLRFSLEKNSVFS; the protein is encoded by the coding sequence ATGTTTAGCCTAGGATCTTCGCATCGCTACCTACTTTATCGGCAGCCCTGCGATATGCGCAAAAGCTTTGACGCTTTAAGTGGTATAGTCAGTCAGGAACTAAACCGTAGTGCTATTAGTGGAGAAGTTTTTATCTTTCTCAATAAAAGACGGACACATCTCAAAATGCTTCATTGGGAAAATGGAGGTTTTGTATTGTATTACAAGCGCTTGGAGAAAGGCACTTTCACGCCACCTGTTTTGGAACACGACGAAGCTATCAGTTGGCCTGATTTAGTCTTGATGATAGAAGGAATTCAAGTGCAAAAAAGCATCCGTAAATTACGCTTTTCATTAGAAAAAAATAGTGTATTTTCTTGA
- a CDS encoding tyrosine-type recombinase/integrase gives MKIKNNTKSDLTEQARSLAHYTYEWINIHVPSLKTNSHNTERSYRISLSLYAEFLESVKGITPFNLTGDCFSVERLNEWLIWLKQIRGVCNGTCNNRMAAIKSLLEYMGGRDPAFSYLHIRASEHIHPLREPKRKVTGMSRQAVQAIFAVPDIKTPIGLRDLVLMMLSYGVAARIDEVLSLKIIDIHLKAKDPFVILHGKGGKIRSIYLQKLLVEWLERYLKLFHEPTPKPNDFLFYSPCHTIGAKLTQTAVSKRLRLYAKIAHERCEDVPLDLHSHLWRHSMALHWREDNINIVEIKELMGHSSLQSTMVYQDVTEEQKKAAIETLEDTVTKAMKKKWKLPENKGVAAMFGI, from the coding sequence ATGAAAATCAAGAATAATACAAAAAGCGACCTGACTGAGCAAGCGAGGAGCCTTGCCCATTATACGTATGAATGGATCAACATTCATGTCCCTTCACTGAAGACAAATAGCCACAATACGGAGCGGTCATACAGGATATCCCTATCCTTATATGCCGAGTTTCTAGAATCCGTCAAAGGGATTACACCATTTAATCTGACCGGTGACTGTTTTTCTGTCGAAAGATTGAATGAATGGCTAATTTGGCTGAAGCAGATACGAGGTGTATGCAACGGGACCTGCAACAACAGAATGGCGGCTATAAAAAGTCTGCTGGAATATATGGGAGGGCGGGATCCCGCATTCAGTTATCTCCATATAAGGGCATCTGAGCACATACACCCGCTCAGAGAGCCCAAGAGAAAGGTGACTGGAATGAGCAGGCAGGCTGTTCAAGCCATATTCGCTGTTCCGGACATAAAAACACCCATTGGCCTTAGGGATCTCGTTTTGATGATGCTGAGTTATGGCGTTGCCGCCCGCATCGATGAAGTACTGTCATTGAAAATTATCGATATCCATCTTAAAGCAAAAGATCCTTTTGTTATACTTCATGGCAAAGGAGGCAAGATTAGATCGATATATCTTCAGAAGCTACTTGTGGAATGGCTGGAACGGTATCTAAAGCTATTCCATGAACCAACCCCAAAACCTAATGACTTTTTATTCTATTCCCCTTGCCACACTATAGGAGCGAAACTGACACAAACTGCTGTCAGTAAGCGATTGAGGTTATATGCAAAAATCGCCCATGAAAGATGCGAAGATGTTCCGTTGGACTTGCACAGCCATCTGTGGCGCCATAGTATGGCTCTTCATTGGAGAGAAGATAATATTAATATTGTTGAAATCAAGGAGTTAATGGGGCATTCAAGCTTGCAATCCACAATGGTATACCAGGATGTTACAGAAGAACAGAAAAAAGCGGCCATTGAAACGCTTGAAGATACAGTAACTAAGGCCATGAAAAAGAAGTGGAAGCTACCTGAGAACAAGGGGGTGGCTGCAATGTTTGGAATTTAA
- a CDS encoding transposase yields MLTASGNQFKDWSAAYRIFKGQRMNIGAIFSEIRKDVLRQNRSKSEYIYAHMDDTLLRKRGKKIFGTGWLRDPLGPPFCNNFIWGQRFVQLSVSLIEKDIFGPSRAIPVDFKHCPPTRKPSKNATDAELALYRERQKKEKMSEVGVQRVIALRKSLDDDGYKNKQLILSVDGSYTNGTVLRKLPENVDLIGRIRKDSKIYSLPEEQQSGKGRKRYYGEELPTPEEIRQSADYPYLPVEAWAAGKLRTFNVKVVKGIRWRKSGKRNLMLLIIRPVCYRLTKKSKLLYRAPAYLISTNQDIDIALQVQAYIRRWEIEVGFRDQKTLMGCGQAQIREKSAVEKVPAFVSACYGMMLLASHKVQSKRPTQLPGPKWYVNLKKQRTTTGDIINRYRVENWAQSVKINFSDFVNIEKKLSKCGKLANPAFSFFILCQKLAKLESLDK; encoded by the coding sequence ATGCTAACAGCAAGTGGCAATCAGTTCAAGGACTGGAGTGCCGCTTACAGAATCTTTAAGGGACAAAGAATGAATATAGGCGCAATCTTCTCGGAAATCAGAAAGGATGTCCTGAGGCAAAACAGAAGCAAAAGTGAATACATCTATGCCCACATGGATGATACGCTTCTGAGAAAGAGAGGGAAGAAAATATTTGGCACAGGCTGGCTTCGAGATCCACTCGGACCTCCATTCTGTAATAATTTCATTTGGGGACAGAGATTTGTTCAATTATCGGTATCACTTATTGAAAAAGACATATTTGGTCCATCAAGAGCAATCCCGGTAGATTTTAAACATTGCCCTCCTACAAGGAAGCCGTCAAAAAATGCGACTGACGCTGAGCTCGCACTATACCGGGAAAGACAAAAGAAAGAAAAAATGAGCGAAGTTGGCGTCCAACGAGTAATTGCGTTGAGAAAGAGCTTAGATGACGATGGTTATAAAAATAAGCAACTTATTCTAAGCGTAGACGGTAGTTATACGAATGGAACTGTCTTACGAAAGCTGCCAGAAAATGTTGATCTGATTGGCCGTATTAGAAAGGATTCTAAAATTTATTCTTTACCCGAAGAGCAGCAATCAGGAAAAGGACGTAAACGATATTATGGAGAAGAATTACCCACTCCAGAAGAAATCCGACAAAGTGCTGATTATCCCTATCTACCAGTTGAAGCATGGGCTGCAGGAAAGTTGCGTACATTCAATGTAAAGGTCGTAAAGGGCATACGCTGGCGCAAGTCGGGTAAAAGAAATCTAATGTTGCTCATAATCCGACCTGTTTGCTACAGGCTCACCAAAAAATCAAAATTATTGTACCGTGCTCCTGCCTATCTAATATCAACAAACCAAGATATAGATATTGCTCTCCAAGTTCAGGCTTATATAAGAAGATGGGAAATAGAAGTTGGATTTAGGGATCAAAAAACATTAATGGGTTGCGGCCAGGCACAGATACGGGAAAAATCGGCAGTAGAAAAAGTGCCTGCATTTGTATCGGCTTGCTATGGCATGATGCTGCTGGCTTCTCACAAAGTACAATCAAAAAGGCCAACGCAATTACCCGGGCCAAAATGGTATGTCAATCTAAAAAAACAAAGGACAACCACAGGAGATATTATCAATAGATATAGAGTTGAAAACTGGGCACAAAGTGTAAAGATTAATTTTTCCGACTTCGTGAACATAGAAAAGAAACTATCGAAGTGTGGAAAATTGGCAAATCCTGCATTTTCCTTCTTCATTTTATGCCAGAAATTAGCCAAACTAGAGAGTTTGGATAAATAA
- a CDS encoding tyrosine-type recombinase/integrase: MTSWCNPRPTENGNSCRVRTTAIWNFIGYARKRKWTESASKRNPTNVPCAYIPHYFTQEELTSFFLECDSYFLELSLNKKGLQSRLNRLELPVFFRLLLSSGMRTCEARWLKCQNVDLDNGVIEIEKSKGADQHRIALHESMLSILIAYDEAMSKLMPRREYFFPDRHNNEHSPAWESYHFRNIWYKSNTAVARAYDLRSQYAVTNITKWENHGYELSGKLLFLSRSMGHKNIQSTYGYFHLTPMLTDKLKRNTESGFNNILPQLPDHENQE, encoded by the coding sequence ATGACATCCTGGTGCAATCCAAGACCGACGGAAAACGGCAATTCTTGCAGGGTCAGGACTACCGCCATATGGAACTTCATAGGTTATGCCCGCAAACGAAAATGGACGGAATCAGCATCCAAAAGAAACCCTACGAATGTCCCATGCGCCTATATTCCCCATTATTTTACACAAGAGGAACTGACTTCCTTCTTTCTCGAATGCGACAGCTACTTCCTGGAGCTGTCATTAAATAAAAAAGGACTCCAGTCGAGGTTAAATCGCCTTGAGCTTCCTGTGTTCTTTCGTCTTCTTTTGAGCTCGGGAATGAGGACCTGTGAGGCCAGATGGTTAAAATGCCAGAACGTAGATTTGGATAATGGAGTGATCGAAATTGAAAAATCCAAAGGAGCGGACCAGCATCGCATTGCACTTCACGAATCGATGCTATCCATCCTGATAGCTTATGATGAGGCTATGTCCAAGTTGATGCCGCGGCGCGAATACTTTTTCCCAGATAGACATAACAATGAGCATTCGCCGGCATGGGAGAGCTATCACTTTAGGAATATTTGGTATAAATCGAACACAGCCGTAGCACGTGCCTACGATCTGCGTAGCCAATATGCAGTGACAAATATTACTAAATGGGAGAACCATGGCTATGAATTAAGCGGTAAACTCCTTTTTTTGTCCAGAAGCATGGGTCATAAAAATATTCAAAGCACATATGGATACTTCCATTTGACGCCGATGTTAACCGACAAACTGAAAAGGAACACAGAGAGCGGTTTCAATAATATCTTACCCCAATTACCAGACCATGAAAATCAAGAATAA
- the tnpB gene encoding IS66 family insertion sequence element accessory protein TnpB (TnpB, as the term is used for proteins encoded by IS66 family insertion elements, is considered an accessory protein, since TnpC, encoded by a neighboring gene, is a DDE family transposase.) — MRKSFDALNGIASQELNRSAISGEVFIFLNKRWTHLKMLHWENGGFVLYYKCLEKGTFTPPVLEQGETGLMLLLIHTCLQKIYSKYFGQSH; from the coding sequence ATGCGCAAAAGCTTTGACGCTTTAAATGGTATAGCCAGTCAGGAACTAAACCGTAGTGCTATTAGTGGAGAAGTTTTTATCTTTCTCAATAAAAGGTGGACGCATCTCAAAATGCTCCATTGGGAAAATGGAGGTTTTGTATTGTATTACAAGTGCTTGGAGAAAGGCACTTTCACGCCACCTGTTTTGGAACAAGGCGAAACTGGGCTTATGTTACTTTTAATTCATACTTGTCTTCAAAAAATTTATTCAAAATATTTTGGTCAGTCTCATTAA
- a CDS encoding Eco57I restriction-modification methylase domain-containing protein — MRNAFKYLSQYSTTPKDVDRLIISAFLEINKLELKKNKLLKSYSISSKSKEEYSSLMEFVSAIYVDTNVLGFEELIELFEFVISPADRIINGAIYTPQNIRYFIVSEAFNKISHIDDFIKISDIAMGCGGFLFNASIELKNRTGKTCSEIFRSHIFGLDIQEYSVNRTKLLLSLLALQSGEDIEVFQFNLFQGDSLDFDWATAIDDFNGFSIILGNPPYVCARNLDKETKEKLKNWAVCQSGNSDLYIPFFQIAIENLAENGTLGFITMNSFFKSLNGRALRDYFQRKELAISIIDFGSEQIFKSKNTYTCICFIENKEQRFISYTESETKKLTGKLSFKKIKYNILDSKKGWNLKDNKTISKIESTGIPFGELYQTRHGIATLKNDIYIFRPVDEDEDYFYLQNGSLYKIEKGICKDIVNSNKLSREISLNTLKEKVIFPYDQQEKPKLLDEKLIKESFPEAYKYLQNKRKILAERDKGNGNYENWFAFGRTQSLEKIKNKMFFPKYSDRTPNFIINSDDDLLFYNGLAVVGSSETEMKIIKKIMESSIFWYYIKTTSKPYSSDYYSLNGNYIKNFGVCELTEKERKFLINETDQNILNKFFEDKYELKVT, encoded by the coding sequence ATGAGAAACGCCTTCAAATATTTAAGTCAATATTCTACAACTCCAAAGGATGTGGACAGGCTTATTATTTCTGCATTTCTTGAAATCAACAAATTAGAGCTAAAGAAAAATAAACTTCTTAAGTCGTATTCCATTAGTAGCAAAAGTAAGGAGGAATACTCATCACTTATGGAATTTGTATCAGCGATTTATGTAGATACTAATGTATTGGGATTCGAAGAACTAATTGAACTTTTTGAATTTGTTATCTCTCCTGCTGACAGAATTATAAACGGTGCGATTTATACCCCTCAAAACATCAGGTATTTTATTGTTTCAGAAGCGTTTAATAAAATCAGCCATATAGATGATTTTATTAAAATCTCTGACATAGCAATGGGTTGCGGTGGCTTTTTATTTAATGCATCCATTGAATTAAAAAATAGAACTGGTAAAACCTGCTCAGAAATATTTAGAAGCCACATCTTCGGTTTAGACATCCAAGAATATTCAGTTAATCGAACTAAGTTGCTTCTCTCCTTATTGGCTTTGCAATCAGGAGAAGATATAGAAGTATTTCAGTTCAACTTATTTCAGGGTGATTCCCTAGATTTTGATTGGGCTACAGCGATTGATGACTTCAATGGATTTTCCATTATACTAGGAAACCCCCCATATGTTTGTGCAAGAAATCTTGACAAAGAAACTAAAGAAAAATTAAAGAATTGGGCGGTTTGTCAATCTGGTAATTCAGACCTTTATATTCCATTCTTTCAAATTGCAATTGAGAATTTGGCTGAAAATGGTACTCTCGGATTCATCACTATGAATTCATTTTTCAAAAGTTTGAATGGAAGAGCTTTGCGAGACTATTTTCAAAGAAAAGAACTTGCTATTTCAATTATAGACTTTGGCTCTGAACAGATTTTTAAATCAAAGAACACCTATACTTGTATTTGCTTCATTGAAAACAAGGAACAGAGATTCATTTCATATACAGAATCAGAAACAAAAAAACTAACAGGTAAACTCTCTTTTAAGAAAATTAAATACAACATTCTTGACTCTAAAAAAGGTTGGAATTTAAAGGACAACAAAACAATATCAAAAATTGAGTCAACAGGAATTCCATTTGGTGAATTATATCAAACTAGACACGGTATAGCAACCTTAAAGAATGATATTTATATTTTTAGGCCAGTTGACGAAGACGAGGACTATTTCTATTTACAAAACGGAAGTCTTTACAAGATTGAAAAAGGCATTTGCAAGGACATTGTAAACTCAAATAAGTTAAGTAGAGAAATTAGTCTAAACACTCTAAAGGAGAAAGTGATTTTTCCATATGACCAACAAGAAAAACCTAAACTTCTTGATGAGAAATTAATAAAGGAAAGTTTTCCGGAAGCTTATAAGTATCTACAAAACAAAAGAAAGATTTTAGCAGAAAGAGATAAAGGAAATGGAAACTATGAAAACTGGTTTGCTTTTGGTCGAACGCAATCATTAGAGAAGATTAAGAATAAAATGTTCTTCCCTAAGTACTCGGACAGGACACCAAATTTCATCATTAATTCTGATGACGACTTGCTTTTTTATAATGGTCTCGCGGTAGTTGGTAGCTCGGAGACAGAAATGAAAATCATAAAAAAGATAATGGAATCCAGCATCTTCTGGTATTACATCAAGACGACAAGCAAGCCCTACTCTTCTGACTATTATTCATTGAACGGAAATTACATTAAGAATTTTGGAGTATGTGAACTGACGGAAAAAGAAAGAAAATTTTTAATTAATGAGACTGACCAAAATATTTTGAATAAATTTTTTGAAGACAAGTATGAATTAAAAGTAACATAA